TTGTCACACtatcatttccattttttagtGTCGAAAAGCAGAATAAAACCGGTATCTGCATGTGGAATGTGAGATCTATGGTTTTCATTGTCATGAGATTTCCAGCTAACTAAGTTTCATACAGATATGCTGCATAATTCTCTTGAAaagttgaaagttgaaaccaacTCAAAAGTAGTCTGGATTTTAATCTATTATGTTCACTAAAACCATATATCGTAGGGTCACACATCAGAGTTGACAAAATTGAGGAAGGTCCAGTGGAGGATTGGCCATTGTGGCTCCATGTGATCTCTACGTGCTTATTAGAACTAAGCATTATTATATACATTGCATCTAAGAACTACTACtgcatttgagaattttatgaTAATATCAAATCCACCGGCCATTTTGAAAGTAGTGAACACAATAAGAAGGTAGGAATGAACGAAAAGGCAAACCAAACCCATAACCAGACAAACCTGATGGGGATCTCAGGCCAGTCCCTACAGCCACATTTCTCCCCAGCCTAGCTAGTATCTTCTATTCCACTAAATCACTAAAAGTAGTATATGCTTTCTTTTGTTATCATCGATTCTTTTTCTCTAATACCATGATATGATGTATAAGTTGCCAATTGTTTAGAAGGTAGAAGCTTCTCAATTTTTGATATTATCATCAATTTAGACATTATGCAGTTTCAATTCTTGCCTGCAAATAACAGGTTTGGTTAGGTGATTAAATCTTAGGTGTTTATCAAACTCCATGATTGCTTGTATCTTTCAATTACATCGATCATGTAATTTAGCTAGTCAAcgttaattttttatttaagccATATTTGGATGAAGTTTGGTTCTATTCTGCAGTTCTTTCCACCAACTGATTAACTAATTAGAAGTTGATTCAGGcagcaaaaagaaaaaggaaaggaagctaaagtttagagtttatcCAATATATCATATTTGATGATTCATTCTAGTTTGTTGGCGCATGTCTGATGCGTTTGTGTGTAAACTCCTAATGTAAAACAAATGATCATTGTCAAAACAAATGGTCAAAGTTAAGCTTAATATGTATACAGAGTTGATCATCTGTTGTAGTTAAGGCTTTCCACATTCAACTAGGAAATTCATTTTCAGCCACTTGCTGATCGATCTATTGCAACTGCTGCTTGctgcttcttttttcttcattgaATCAGGTAGatactttatatataaattacttaattttttttaattattaagctttCTTTCTGGTAGACCACAAGATGGTTAGGTAGGTTAACTTTCGCTTTACCATATAAGCTTGAGCCCtttttttgaaattattttttaaggaTTATATAATCTTAAGTTTGTTCCATGTAATATGAAGAATTGTAGGTCTGAATTTCTGAGCATTAAATTTACtgtaaactctgctactcttGTTGCTTCAAATTCCTACTGCAATTTTCAATCAAACATCTATGTTGTACAATTAGTTGTGGTTTATTAAATTCAAATTGAAATTCAAATCgtaacatcatcatcatatatGCCCTAAAAGTAGGGCACACCAAAGGAAGAAGGGAAATAAAAGGCAAACAAAattcattttgattttttgagGCCAGTACCCTTATCCACACCCCGTCCCTTTCATACTAATTAAGTAGTATATGCATTCATTATGCATCTCTTGAAGGTGCGATGATTTGAAGGTGCATCAGTGCATGTTGAACTTTTCAACTCTAATGTCCATTGTCATTTCTCTATAACCATTCAAACTTTTATCAAGAAAGCAAAACCGAAAGGAACCTACAAGAATAGTAGAATACAGTCACATACACTGTACGTACTACTTACAAAGCCTCTGCTTAGCTAACACTTACAATCAGAACAGGAGCTACTATCAACAACACTGACACGGAATATTCAAGACCTATCCCTTCCATTCAAAATGGGAATCAAGACCTATCGACTCTAAGCTTAGTCCAAAAGACAAGGGATAATTTCTCTGCATCCCCTTGAAGCTGGTTGTGGATTTGTGATCTTCAACTAAAGTAGGCAGAACTTTTCCCAAGCACAACAGACTTCTGTTGACAATGAGTACCATCAAACAATTTCTGATTCATGGATGCCAACTTAACACTTATCCTCGGCAGAGGAACCATTAGATGGTTTGGTAAGCTTTCTTTTGTTGTACCACCTTGCACTAACAAGGTATGCTACGAAGTTTAGGACACACAAAACGCTCACAAGTCCATAGAAATAGTCAAGCCTTCCATAGTTGATATTGTCTGCAAGCCATCCTTGCCCGTCTTTGCTCCCGGTGACCTTCTTTACAATCGAAACCAAGAAGCTACTGACAAAGAATCCTAGGGATAAAGTGCTCAGGAAGAGTCCTGTGCTCATAGTTTTCATTCCTTTTGGTGACTGAGTTATAAAGAAATCGAGCTGGCCAGTGTAGATGAAAGCTTCACCAGAACCAATCAGGAAGAATTGTGGGATCAAGAAGAACACACTAATAGGCACAGGACCTGTACTCATAGTTCTCATTCCTTTAGCTACTGATAACCTCTTCCTCTCGGTTAGTGCTGCTGATGCCATTCCAAGAGTCGATAGAACAAGGCCAATTGCAATTCTCTGGAGATTGGTGAAACCTGTTGTAGAAAATAAGATATATATTAACTAAATAGATAGTCTATCCGAAGGATGATCATAGGTACTCACAGTTTAAAACTTTTGGTACTTCTAGTGAGTGTGCATTTGtggttataacttataagttTCAGTTCAAAGTGGTGGTGTTTAATACTAATGCTGCTAGAGGGCTAGtagataaaaatatatataagtttgATGACTTATTTGAAATTGATCATCTTCTCTCTCCGACTCTCCAGTATGTATACCTGGCTGGCCCTTCCATTTCTTCCAAACAGGCATAATGAGACGGTCATTAACAGCCAGTGTGATCAGTATGGCTAGCACAAAGAAGACCGAGAGAGAGCCAGCTGGGATTTGGAACTTTCCGATAGATCTCTCCATGGTGGATGCTTGTTCAACTGAGAAGGTCATCATCTGTGCGTATGttgtccaaaagatgattgTTGTGGCCCATATTGGAAGTAATTTCACCATCATTTTCACCTCCTCCACTCTTGTTACTGAGCATAACTTCCATGGGTTCGGAACAGAACCTACTGGTTCATTTCTCTCAGATTCTTCTTCTGCCACAATAGCTGCTTTGTCCAAGAAACTATAATAAAAATTGAACAAGATCAGTAATAACACTACTTATGCAAAAAGGGCCAACATGgatagaaaatgaaaatgacgAAATTAAAGAACTATTTATGGTCCATTTGATACTGAGACAACATAATATGCCTGATGTTTGGTAAGTAGTCTAAGTACTATGAAGGGGTCAGAAAGGGAGCCTAATTCTGTAGACAAATTAGTACTTACCGGAACTGCTCTGTGTGACCAATTCTTGAAGCCTCAGGATAATTCTCATACAGCAAGGCAACGTCGGATGGCACTGTCATCTTTCTCTTCCTTGTAGCAGCCACAATAACCTGAAAAATTTGAACTATGGGACTTCCCTTGCTTTTCTTATATCTGTATCTTTTAGTTCCTGAGAGAAACACCAAGATGGCTATGAACATTGAAATGGAACATATTGCATATGCCCAGCTCCTGTCCACTTGGTCTTGTATGTAGACAAGGACTGTGACTGCCATCAAGGTTCCTGTGctaatgaagaagaaaaatctgTTGAAGAAATAGGCCATCTGCGCTTTCTCTTTGTCATCTTTCTCATCAAATTGATCAGTTCCAA
This genomic interval from Argentina anserina chromosome 1, drPotAnse1.1, whole genome shotgun sequence contains the following:
- the LOC126785312 gene encoding protein NRT1/ PTR FAMILY 6.2-like yields the protein MEEKMSWTVADAVDYKEFPADKSRTGGWVTAALILGIEICERLSTIGIAVNLVTYLVGTMHLPSSTSANIVTDFAGTSFLLCLLGGFLADTFLGRYKTIAIFSLIQALGTAALAISVKLPQLRPPHCDMTTAKNNCKQANEFQMGFLYMALYIIALGTGGLKSSVSGFGTDQFDEKDDKEKAQMAYFFNRFFFFISTGTLMAVTVLVYIQDQVDRSWAYAICSISMFIAILVFLSGTKRYRYKKSKGSPIVQIFQVIVAATRKRKMTVPSDVALLYENYPEASRIGHTEQFRFLDKAAIVAEEESERNEPVGSVPNPWKLCSVTRVEEVKMMVKLLPIWATTIIFWTTYAQMMTFSVEQASTMERSIGKFQIPAGSLSVFFVLAILITLAVNDRLIMPVWKKWKGQPGFTNLQRIAIGLVLSTLGMASAALTERKRLSVAKGMRTMSTGPVPISVFFLIPQFFLIGSGEAFIYTGQLDFFITQSPKGMKTMSTGLFLSTLSLGFFVSSFLVSIVKKVTGSKDGQGWLADNINYGRLDYFYGLVSVLCVLNFVAYLVSARWYNKRKLTKPSNGSSAEDKC